One Lycium barbarum isolate Lr01 chromosome 5, ASM1917538v2, whole genome shotgun sequence genomic window carries:
- the LOC132640875 gene encoding probable protein S-acyltransferase 19 isoform X2 encodes MSKFDSGRMNDNNSKHGLSARKFDEHSNDARSSLSSASRSSIAAANSIKRGQQEAGRLDNEVVSLTRKSSCCKFGGVFCFLFVHKDCRKMDGAAEEEGTGEDALFCTLCNAEVRKFSKHCRSCDKCVDGFDHHCRWLNNCVGRKNYVTFISLMATSLVWLVTEAGVGIAVLVRCFVNKKHMEAEIVDRLGNGFSLAPFATVVAVCTAVSLLACVPLGELFFFHMILIRKGITTYEYVVAMRAMSEAPGGASIDEEQPNIVYSPSGSATTGFSGGSSLGLQYKGAWCTPPRVFVDYQEEVAPQLEPGMIPSTVDPDAAGFVEKGNKGPKRPVKISAWKLAKLDSSEAMRAAAKARASSSVLRPVDNRRFDPDQLSSSENMSVRSSISADTAGGNRDMRNELRNSVAPSQGSRDEYETGTHSVSSFSSPSHVHESVTLSPLPQVHNLGHLSAGIVPERVRTTLPAPLNNNHHLVHSSEFDEKIMQRNSTTDPLLLAAAAPAASLLRDVKRTSVVWDQEAGRYVSVPVSASDARTRPPPMQGGSSNPNAVSASNDKRPAAPVPREPSQPSAKPPVEQSEKLTYTGESIFFGGPLLRGPIKDGLRNERGAGSRDNQERLPFNLPRESRFRRDAASHQLPVFVPGDLESNK; translated from the exons ATGTCCAAATTTGATTCTGGAAGAATGAACGACAACAACTCAAAGCATGGATTGTCTGCAAGAAAATTTGATGAACATAGTAATGATGCACGTTCTTCTCTGTCGTCAGCTTCAAGAAGTTCCATTGCTGCTGCTAACTCCATCAAAAGAGGTCAACAAGAAGCAGGGAGATTAGATAATGAAGTGGTTTCTTTGACTAGAAAGTCCTCTTGTTGTAAATTTGGAGGAGTCTTTTGCTTTTTATTTGTGCACAAGGATTGCCGCAAAATGGATGGAGCTGCTGAAGAGGAAGGGACGGGTGAAGATGCTCTATTTTGCACATTGTGCAATGCTGAG GTGCGCAAGTTCAGTAAACATTGTCGAAGCTGTGATAAATGTGTGGATGGATTTGATCACCATTGTCGG TGGCTGAATAACTGCGTTGGGAGGAAGAACTATGTTACCTTTATATCACTGATGGCCACCAGCTTGGTCTGG CTTGTTACTGAAGCTGGAGTTGGAATTGCTGTTCTGGTACGATGCTTTGTAAACAAAAAGCACATGGAGGCTGAAATAGTTGATAGACTAGGGAATGGTTTCTCACTGGCCCCATTTGCAACTGTTGTG GCTGTATGTACTGCTGTTTCATTGCTGGCTTGTGTGCCCTTAGGGGAGCTTTTCTTTTTCCACATGATACTGATAAGAAAG GGCATTACAACGTACGAGTACGTAGTAGCTATGAGGGCCATGAGTGAGGCACCTGGAGGAGCATCTATAGATGAAGAACAGCCTAACATTGTATACTCTCCATCCGGATCAGCTACGACTGGCTTCAGCGGTGGAAGTTCTTTGGGACTGCAATATAAGGGAGCATGGTGCACCCCTCCTAGGGTGTTTGTTGATTATCAG GAAGAAGTTGCACCTCAGTTAGAGCCTGGAATGATCCCATCAACAGTTGATCCAGATGCAGCTGGGTTTGTTGAAAAGGGAAACAAGGGACCGAAGCGGCCTGTTAAGATCAGTgcatggaaacttgcaaaattGGATTCCAGTGAAGCAATGAGAGCTGCAGCAAAAGCTAGAGCATCCTCATCTGTTCTACGTCCTGTTGATAACCGTCGTTTTGATCCTGATCAATTAAGTTCCAGTGAGAATATGAGTGTCAGAAGCAGTATCAGTGCTGATACCGCCGGAGGAAATAGGGACATGAGAAATGAATTGAGGAATTCAGTTGCTCCTAGTCAAGGTAGCCGAGATGAGTATGAAACTGGAACTCACAGCGTCAGTAGCTTCAGCAGTCCTAGCCATGTGCACGAGTCAGTCACACTAAGCCCTCTCCCACAAGTTCACAATTTAGGTCATCTCAGTGCCGGCATTGTCCCAGAGAGGGTCCGAACTACTCTGCCTGCACCCCTTAATAATAACCACCACCTCGTACATTCTTCAGAATTTGATGAGAAAATCATGCAGAGGAATAGTACCACCGATCCGTTATTGCTTGCAGCTGCTGCCCCTGCAGCTTCTCTGCTGAGAGACGTTAAACGAACATCTGTTGTTTGGGACCAAGAAGCTGGAAGGTATGTATCTGTTCCAGTATCAGCTTCAGATGCTCGGACGAGGCCACCGCCTATGCAAGGAGGATCATCAAACCCAAATGCTGTTTCTGCTAGCAATGACAAGAGGCCAGCAGCCCCTGTCCCTCGAGAACCTTCACAGCCTTCCGCAAAGCCTCCAGTCGAGCAGTCAGAAAAGCTAACATATACTGGAGAGTCCATATTCTTTGGCGGTCCACTTTTGCGCGGTCCAATTAAGGATGGACTGAGAAATGAGAGAGGCGCTGGTTCCAGAGATAACCAAGAGAGGCTGCCATTTAATTTGCCTCGTGAATCCAGGTTTAGAAGGGATGCTGCGTCACATCAACTTCCTGTGTTTGTTCCTGGTGACCTTGAGTCAAATAAATAA
- the LOC132640875 gene encoding probable protein S-acyltransferase 19 isoform X1, which produces MMVRKHGWQLPAHTFQVVAITVFCLLVVAFYAFFSPFLGGRFWEYASIAAYSPAALLVFVLYVRSTAINPADPGIMSKFDSGRMNDNNSKHGLSARKFDEHSNDARSSLSSASRSSIAAANSIKRGQQEAGRLDNEVVSLTRKSSCCKFGGVFCFLFVHKDCRKMDGAAEEEGTGEDALFCTLCNAEVRKFSKHCRSCDKCVDGFDHHCRWLNNCVGRKNYVTFISLMATSLVWLVTEAGVGIAVLVRCFVNKKHMEAEIVDRLGNGFSLAPFATVVAVCTAVSLLACVPLGELFFFHMILIRKGITTYEYVVAMRAMSEAPGGASIDEEQPNIVYSPSGSATTGFSGGSSLGLQYKGAWCTPPRVFVDYQEEVAPQLEPGMIPSTVDPDAAGFVEKGNKGPKRPVKISAWKLAKLDSSEAMRAAAKARASSSVLRPVDNRRFDPDQLSSSENMSVRSSISADTAGGNRDMRNELRNSVAPSQGSRDEYETGTHSVSSFSSPSHVHESVTLSPLPQVHNLGHLSAGIVPERVRTTLPAPLNNNHHLVHSSEFDEKIMQRNSTTDPLLLAAAAPAASLLRDVKRTSVVWDQEAGRYVSVPVSASDARTRPPPMQGGSSNPNAVSASNDKRPAAPVPREPSQPSAKPPVEQSEKLTYTGESIFFGGPLLRGPIKDGLRNERGAGSRDNQERLPFNLPRESRFRRDAASHQLPVFVPGDLESNK; this is translated from the exons ATGATGGTGAGGAAACATGGATGGCAGCTACCAGCACATACCTTTCAG GTTGTTGCTATAACTGTATTTTGCTTGTTAGTGGTTGCATTTTATGCTTTCTTCTCACCTTTCCTTGGAGGACGCTTTTGGGAGTATGCTTCCATCGCAGCTTATTCACCAGCG GCATTGCTTGTTTTTGTTCTTTATGTTCGGAGTACCGCAATCAATCCTGCAGATCCAGGCATAATGTCCAAATTTGATTCTGGAAGAATGAACGACAACAACTCAAAGCATGGATTGTCTGCAAGAAAATTTGATGAACATAGTAATGATGCACGTTCTTCTCTGTCGTCAGCTTCAAGAAGTTCCATTGCTGCTGCTAACTCCATCAAAAGAGGTCAACAAGAAGCAGGGAGATTAGATAATGAAGTGGTTTCTTTGACTAGAAAGTCCTCTTGTTGTAAATTTGGAGGAGTCTTTTGCTTTTTATTTGTGCACAAGGATTGCCGCAAAATGGATGGAGCTGCTGAAGAGGAAGGGACGGGTGAAGATGCTCTATTTTGCACATTGTGCAATGCTGAG GTGCGCAAGTTCAGTAAACATTGTCGAAGCTGTGATAAATGTGTGGATGGATTTGATCACCATTGTCGG TGGCTGAATAACTGCGTTGGGAGGAAGAACTATGTTACCTTTATATCACTGATGGCCACCAGCTTGGTCTGG CTTGTTACTGAAGCTGGAGTTGGAATTGCTGTTCTGGTACGATGCTTTGTAAACAAAAAGCACATGGAGGCTGAAATAGTTGATAGACTAGGGAATGGTTTCTCACTGGCCCCATTTGCAACTGTTGTG GCTGTATGTACTGCTGTTTCATTGCTGGCTTGTGTGCCCTTAGGGGAGCTTTTCTTTTTCCACATGATACTGATAAGAAAG GGCATTACAACGTACGAGTACGTAGTAGCTATGAGGGCCATGAGTGAGGCACCTGGAGGAGCATCTATAGATGAAGAACAGCCTAACATTGTATACTCTCCATCCGGATCAGCTACGACTGGCTTCAGCGGTGGAAGTTCTTTGGGACTGCAATATAAGGGAGCATGGTGCACCCCTCCTAGGGTGTTTGTTGATTATCAG GAAGAAGTTGCACCTCAGTTAGAGCCTGGAATGATCCCATCAACAGTTGATCCAGATGCAGCTGGGTTTGTTGAAAAGGGAAACAAGGGACCGAAGCGGCCTGTTAAGATCAGTgcatggaaacttgcaaaattGGATTCCAGTGAAGCAATGAGAGCTGCAGCAAAAGCTAGAGCATCCTCATCTGTTCTACGTCCTGTTGATAACCGTCGTTTTGATCCTGATCAATTAAGTTCCAGTGAGAATATGAGTGTCAGAAGCAGTATCAGTGCTGATACCGCCGGAGGAAATAGGGACATGAGAAATGAATTGAGGAATTCAGTTGCTCCTAGTCAAGGTAGCCGAGATGAGTATGAAACTGGAACTCACAGCGTCAGTAGCTTCAGCAGTCCTAGCCATGTGCACGAGTCAGTCACACTAAGCCCTCTCCCACAAGTTCACAATTTAGGTCATCTCAGTGCCGGCATTGTCCCAGAGAGGGTCCGAACTACTCTGCCTGCACCCCTTAATAATAACCACCACCTCGTACATTCTTCAGAATTTGATGAGAAAATCATGCAGAGGAATAGTACCACCGATCCGTTATTGCTTGCAGCTGCTGCCCCTGCAGCTTCTCTGCTGAGAGACGTTAAACGAACATCTGTTGTTTGGGACCAAGAAGCTGGAAGGTATGTATCTGTTCCAGTATCAGCTTCAGATGCTCGGACGAGGCCACCGCCTATGCAAGGAGGATCATCAAACCCAAATGCTGTTTCTGCTAGCAATGACAAGAGGCCAGCAGCCCCTGTCCCTCGAGAACCTTCACAGCCTTCCGCAAAGCCTCCAGTCGAGCAGTCAGAAAAGCTAACATATACTGGAGAGTCCATATTCTTTGGCGGTCCACTTTTGCGCGGTCCAATTAAGGATGGACTGAGAAATGAGAGAGGCGCTGGTTCCAGAGATAACCAAGAGAGGCTGCCATTTAATTTGCCTCGTGAATCCAGGTTTAGAAGGGATGCTGCGTCACATCAACTTCCTGTGTTTGTTCCTGGTGACCTTGAGTCAAATAAATAA
- the LOC132640877 gene encoding cytochrome P450 97B2, chloroplastic, with translation MATGFGSSNTCLVLNRRSDSCSSILSHFPSSHPTPFWSTPKRSSVRCQSTSTDEPKTKMNLFDNASNLLTNLLSGGKIGSMPIAEGAVSDLFDRPLFFSLYDWFLKYGSVYKLAFGPKAFVVVSDPIVARYILRENAFSYDKGVLAEILEPIMGKGLIPADLDTWKQRRRVIAPGFHSSYLEAMAKLFTDCADRTMLKFDKLVEQEESGGGKTIELDLEAEFSNLALDIIGLGVFNYDFGSITTESPVIKAVYGTLFEAEHRSTFYIPYWNIPLARWLVPRQRKFQKDLKVINDCLDGLIQNAKETRQEADVEKLQQRDYLNIKDASLLRFLVDMRGVDVDDRQLRDDLMTMLIAGHETTAAVLTWAVFLLAQHPVKMKKAQSEIDAVLGQGRTTYESLKKLEYLRLIVVESLRLYPQPPLLIRRSLKSDKLPGGYNGDKDGYEIPAGTDVFLSVYNLHRSPYFWDKPNEFEPERFLVQKESQGIEGWAGFDPSRSPGALYPNEIISDFAFLPFGGGPRKCVGDQFALMESTIALAMLLQKFDVELRGSPEDVELVTGATIHTKTGLWCKLKKRSNV, from the exons ATGGCAACTGGGTTTGGGAGCAGCAACACTTGTCTTGTATTGAATCGACGCAGTGACTCTTGTTCCTCAATTCTCTCCCATTTTCCTTCTTCTCATCCTACTCCTTTTTGGTCCACTCCAAAAAGATCTTCAGTCAG ATGCCAGTCCACAAGCACAGATGAACCAAAAACAAAGATGAATTTATTTGACAATGCTAGCAACCTCCTCACTAATCTGTTGAGTGGGGGGAAAATTGGGTCAATGCCTATTGCGGAAGGGGCAGTATCTGACCTTTTCGACCGGCCACTTTTCTTCTCATTGTATGATTGGTTCCTAAAG TATGGATCAGTCTATAAACTTGCTTTTGGACCAAAGGCATTTGTCGTTGTATCAGATCCCATTGTTGCTAGGTATATTCTTCGCGAGAATGCATTTTCTTATGACAAG GGGGTCCTTGCTGAAATCTTGGAACCGATCATGGGAAAAGGGCTGATACCTGCTGACCTTGATACTTGGAAACAGAGGAGAAGAG TTATTGCTCCTGGATTCCACTCATCATACCTAGAAGCTATGGCTAAACTATTTACTGACTGTGCTGATAGAACTATGCTGAAATTTGATAAGCTTGTTGAACAAGAAGAGTCGGGAGGAGGGAAAACAATTGAGTTGGATCTGGAGGCAGAATTCTCAAATTTAGCACTAGATATTATTGGGCTTGGTGTTTTCAATTATGACTTTGGTTCCATCACTACAGAGTCTCCAGTTATTAAG GCAGTGTATGGTACACTTTTTGAAGCTGAGCATCGTTCTACTTTCTACATCCCCTATTGGAATATCCCTCTGGCAAGATGGTTAGTTCCCCGGCAGCGAAAGTTCCAAAAGGATCTAAAGGTCATCAATGACTGCCTTGATGGACTTATACAAAATGCAAAAGAGACCAGGCAG GAAGCAGATGTTGAGAAGCTACAGCAAAGGGACTACTTAAATATTAAG GATGCAAGTCTTTTGCGGTTTTTAGTTGATATGAGAGGTGTTGATGTTGATGATCGTCAG CTAAGAGATGACTTGATGACGATGCTGATTGCTGGACATGAAACAACTGCTGCTGTTCTTACGTGGGCTGTTTTCCTCCTAGCACAA CATCCAGTAAAAATGAAGAAAGCGCAGTCAGAAATTGATGCAGTGCTTGGTCAGGGAAGGACAACCTATGAGTCTCTTAAAAAATTAGA atattTGCGACTTATTGTTGTGGAGTCTTTGCGCTTGTATCCGCAACCTCCATTGCTTATTAGACGTTCCCTTAAATCAGATAAACTACCAG GAGGCTATAATGGTGACAAGGATGGATATGAAATTCCAGCTGGCACTGATGTTTTCTTATCT GTATATAATCTTCATAGATCACCATATTTCTGGGACAAACCTAATGAATTTGAACCTGAGAGGTTCCTAGTACAAAAGGAAAGTCAAGGCATTGAAGGGTGGGCAGGTTTTGATCCATCTAGAAGTCCTGGAGCATTATACCCAAATGAG ATTATATCAGATTTTGCCTTCTTGCCTTTTGGTGGGGGACCAAGAAAATGTGTTGGTGACCAATTTGCACTTATGGAGTCAACCATAGCATTGGCAATGTTGCTGCAAAAGTTTGATGTGGAACTGAGAGGGTCTCCCGAGGATGTAGAACTCGTGACGGGGGCAACTATTCACACGAAAACTGGCTTGTGGTGCAAATTGAAGAAGAGATCAAATGTTTGA